In Actinomadura citrea, a single window of DNA contains:
- a CDS encoding LLM class flavin-dependent oxidoreductase, whose amino-acid sequence MRLHWFLPTTGDGHEVRTAIMSTDAHRPPGRPGSVRYLAQVARAAEDAGFEAALTPVGAGCPDPWIVCAAVAQHTGRLKLLVAFRPGFTLPTLLAQQAQAFQEISGGRLLLNVVTGGDPVEQRSYGDFLDHDARYARTAEFLDVLRRTWTGRRYDFHGEHYKIEDGLTAPLDPIPDVYFGGASPAAEQVAAGHADVALMWGEPPAAIAARAARLRALAAAEGRHVRFGIRLHVIARDTASEAWAEAERLLAGMDPARIEAAQQRFARFDSTGQQRMAALHGGSVKGTDARSLEVAPGLWAGVGLVREGAGTALVGSYDEVAERIREYADLGIEEFILSGWPHLEEAYRVGEYVIPRLAPGPAGLVSGQVTG is encoded by the coding sequence ATGCGTCTGCACTGGTTCCTGCCCACGACCGGCGACGGCCACGAGGTACGGACCGCCATCATGAGCACCGATGCGCACCGCCCGCCGGGCAGGCCGGGCAGCGTGCGTTACCTGGCGCAGGTGGCGCGGGCGGCCGAGGACGCCGGCTTCGAGGCGGCCCTCACCCCGGTCGGCGCGGGCTGCCCGGACCCGTGGATCGTCTGCGCGGCGGTCGCCCAGCACACCGGACGGCTGAAGCTGCTGGTGGCGTTCCGTCCGGGCTTCACCCTGCCGACTCTCCTGGCCCAGCAGGCACAGGCCTTCCAGGAGATCTCCGGCGGCCGCCTGCTGCTGAACGTCGTCACCGGCGGCGACCCGGTCGAGCAGCGATCGTACGGAGACTTCCTCGACCACGACGCCCGCTACGCCCGTACCGCCGAGTTCCTCGACGTGCTCCGCCGCACCTGGACGGGCCGTCGGTACGACTTCCACGGCGAGCACTACAAGATCGAGGACGGCCTGACCGCACCGCTCGACCCGATCCCGGACGTCTATTTCGGCGGCGCGTCCCCGGCGGCCGAACAGGTCGCGGCCGGGCATGCGGACGTCGCTCTGATGTGGGGCGAACCGCCCGCGGCCATCGCCGCCCGCGCCGCCCGCCTGCGAGCGCTGGCCGCGGCCGAGGGCCGGCATGTGCGTTTCGGCATCCGCCTGCACGTCATCGCCCGCGACACCGCCTCGGAGGCGTGGGCGGAGGCCGAACGCCTGCTGGCCGGCATGGATCCGGCCCGCATCGAGGCCGCGCAGCAGCGCTTCGCCCGTTTCGACTCGACGGGCCAGCAGCGCATGGCCGCACTGCACGGCGGTTCGGTGAAGGGGACGGACGCACGGAGCCTGGAGGTCGCGCCGGGCCTGTGGGCCGGCGTCGGGCTGGTACGCGAGGGCGCCGGGACGGCCCTCGTCGGATCGTACGACGAGGTGGCGGAGCGGATCCGGGAGTATGCCGACCTGGGGATCGAGGAGTTCATCCTCTCCGGCTGGCCCCACCTGGAGGAGGCATACCGCGTCGGGGAGTACGTCATTCCCCGGCTGGCGCCCGGCCCGGCCGGGCTCGTGTCGGGACAGGTCACCGGATGA
- a CDS encoding beta-class carbonic anhydrase, protein MSTTDGFLANAERYAAGFGKGDLPLPPAKGAAVVACMDARLNPYGLLGLSEGDAHVIRNAGGVVTADVRRSLAISQRLLGTREIVLVHHTDCGMLTFTDDGFKAAVQDEVGLKPDWSAEAFTDLDQDVRQSIGRIKADPFIPHTGAVRGFVYEVETGRLREVKPR, encoded by the coding sequence ATGAGCACGACGGACGGATTCCTCGCCAACGCCGAGCGCTACGCGGCGGGCTTCGGCAAGGGCGACCTGCCCCTGCCGCCCGCCAAGGGGGCGGCGGTGGTCGCGTGCATGGACGCCCGCCTCAACCCCTACGGGCTGCTCGGCCTGTCGGAGGGGGACGCGCACGTCATCCGGAACGCCGGCGGAGTGGTCACCGCGGACGTGCGCCGCAGCCTGGCCATCAGCCAGCGGCTGCTCGGCACCCGCGAGATCGTCCTGGTCCACCACACCGACTGCGGCATGCTCACCTTCACCGACGACGGCTTCAAGGCCGCCGTCCAGGACGAGGTCGGCCTGAAGCCGGACTGGTCGGCCGAGGCTTTCACGGACCTGGACCAGGACGTCCGGCAGTCCATCGGCAGGATCAAGGCCGACCCGTTCATCCCGCACACCGGCGCGGTGCGCGGATTCGTGTACGAGGTCGAGACGGGCCGCCTGCGCGAGGTCAAGCCCCGCTGA
- a CDS encoding sulfatase-like hydrolase/transferase: MTGPGERRNILFLMTDQHRVDTLGCYARDGSVSTPHLDGLAETGTRFDRSYTPTAICAPARASLLTGYAPFRHKLLANRERNVGYTVELADGQFTFADPLAKAGYNLGLIGKWHVDAERSAGHHGFDGPHLPGWHNPVDHPDYLAYLEERGLPPFAITNPIRGTLPNRRPGNLLAARLSQPLEATFEHYLATRAIEHLERYAEDHRTGRRPFFLATHFFGPHLPYLLPDEYYDRYDPAAVELPASVAETFAGKPAVQRRYSELWTYDTLPEEVSRELIAVYRGYVAMIDHEIGRILAALTRLGLDDSTAVLFTADHGEFTGAHRLHDKGPAMYEDIYRTPGIVRVPGAPAGRVREEFIGLTDLTATILDLAGEDAAPAVDGRSLLPLVEGRDVPWRQEFVAEFHGHHFPYPQRMIHDGRYKLVVNPESCDELYDLHADPHELLNRIDHPELADVRRRLTRRLYELLVERGDNFHHWMSVMSDTGPLDHDPTLSAFERGAGVYGGKT, encoded by the coding sequence ATGACCGGACCGGGGGAGCGCCGGAACATCCTGTTCCTGATGACCGACCAGCACCGGGTGGACACCCTCGGCTGCTACGCGCGGGACGGCTCGGTGAGCACCCCGCACCTGGACGGCCTGGCGGAGACGGGAACGCGCTTCGACCGGTCGTACACGCCGACCGCGATCTGCGCGCCCGCGCGGGCGAGCCTGCTCACCGGGTACGCGCCGTTCCGGCACAAGCTGCTGGCCAACCGGGAGCGCAACGTCGGCTACACGGTCGAGCTGGCCGACGGCCAGTTCACCTTCGCCGATCCGCTGGCCAAGGCCGGATACAACCTGGGCCTCATCGGCAAGTGGCACGTCGACGCCGAGCGGAGCGCGGGCCACCACGGCTTCGACGGCCCGCATCTGCCCGGCTGGCACAACCCGGTGGACCATCCCGACTACCTCGCCTACCTGGAGGAGCGCGGGCTGCCTCCCTTCGCGATCACGAATCCGATCCGCGGGACGCTGCCGAACCGCAGGCCGGGCAACCTGCTGGCCGCGCGGCTGAGCCAGCCGCTGGAGGCGACGTTCGAGCACTACCTGGCCACCCGCGCGATCGAGCATCTGGAACGGTACGCCGAGGACCATCGGACGGGCCGCCGCCCGTTCTTCCTGGCGACCCACTTCTTCGGCCCGCACCTGCCCTACCTGCTCCCGGACGAGTACTACGACCGCTACGACCCGGCCGCCGTCGAGCTGCCGGCCTCGGTGGCCGAGACGTTCGCGGGGAAGCCCGCCGTGCAGCGCAGGTACAGCGAGCTGTGGACCTACGACACGCTGCCGGAGGAGGTGTCCCGCGAGCTGATCGCCGTCTACCGCGGCTACGTCGCCATGATCGACCACGAGATCGGCAGGATCCTGGCCGCGCTCACCCGCCTCGGTCTCGACGACTCGACGGCGGTCCTCTTCACGGCCGACCACGGCGAGTTCACCGGCGCGCACCGGCTGCACGACAAGGGGCCGGCCATGTACGAGGACATCTACCGCACGCCCGGAATCGTGCGGGTCCCCGGCGCGCCCGCGGGACGGGTCCGCGAGGAGTTCATCGGCCTCACCGACCTGACCGCCACCATCCTCGACCTCGCCGGGGAGGACGCGGCACCGGCGGTCGACGGGCGCAGCCTGCTGCCCCTGGTCGAAGGCCGCGACGTCCCGTGGCGGCAGGAGTTCGTCGCCGAGTTCCACGGCCACCACTTCCCGTACCCGCAGCGGATGATCCACGACGGCCGGTACAAGCTCGTGGTGAACCCGGAGTCCTGCGACGAGCTCTACGACCTGCACGCGGACCCGCACGAGCTGCTCAACCGGATCGACCATCCGGAACTGGCGGACGTCCGGCGCCGCCTCACCCGGCGGTTGTACGAGCTGCTGGTGGAGCGCGGCGACAACTTCCACCATTGGATGAGCGTCATGTCCGACACCGGACCGCTCGACCACGACCCGACGCTGTCGGCGTTCGAGCGAGGCGCCGGCGTGTACGGCGGGAAGACGTAG
- a CDS encoding aliphatic sulfonate ABC transporter substrate-binding protein — MRTALAGLAAAVLALSAAGCGDDAKAGSGGSGEKVRFGYIADFNGSSLLAIAEKQGLWEKQGLKPETKVFTNGPLQIQALGAGDLDAGYIGPGAFWLPASGKAKILAVNGLGFADHVIAQPGRGIKTVADLKGKRVGVPEGTSGDMILSLALKRARLTVKDVRKVAMDPTTIVSAFVSGQIDAAGIWYPLIDTIKQRKPDLVDLAGDRDFYPAMSFPNAFVSAPDLPSRKPELTTKVIRVLQEAADYRAGHRDETIKLTAAFMKLPVDKVEADAANGEYPTTADLVARTQDGTVARWLDGLAALFVESGKLKTVPKADTYYAGDLYTKAAGR; from the coding sequence ATGCGCACCGCGCTGGCGGGTCTCGCCGCGGCCGTGCTGGCGCTGTCGGCGGCCGGATGCGGCGACGACGCCAAGGCCGGGTCGGGCGGGTCGGGGGAGAAGGTCCGGTTCGGCTACATCGCCGACTTCAACGGCTCCAGCCTGCTCGCGATCGCGGAGAAGCAGGGCCTGTGGGAGAAGCAGGGCCTCAAGCCCGAGACCAAGGTGTTCACCAACGGCCCGCTGCAGATCCAGGCGCTCGGTGCCGGGGACCTGGACGCCGGCTACATCGGGCCGGGGGCGTTCTGGCTGCCCGCGTCCGGCAAGGCGAAGATCCTCGCGGTGAACGGACTCGGGTTCGCCGACCACGTGATCGCGCAGCCCGGCCGGGGCATCAAGACGGTCGCCGACCTGAAGGGGAAGAGGGTCGGCGTGCCGGAGGGCACGTCCGGCGACATGATCCTCTCGCTCGCGCTGAAGCGGGCCCGCCTGACCGTCAAGGACGTGCGGAAGGTCGCCATGGACCCGACGACGATCGTGTCGGCGTTCGTCTCCGGCCAGATCGACGCGGCCGGCATCTGGTACCCGCTGATCGACACGATCAAGCAGCGCAAGCCGGACCTGGTCGACCTGGCCGGCGATCGCGACTTCTATCCGGCGATGAGCTTCCCGAACGCCTTCGTCAGCGCTCCCGACCTGCCGAGCCGCAAGCCCGAGCTGACCACCAAGGTGATCCGGGTGCTCCAGGAGGCCGCCGACTACCGCGCCGGGCATCGGGACGAGACGATCAAGCTCACCGCGGCGTTCATGAAGCTGCCGGTCGACAAGGTCGAGGCGGACGCCGCCAACGGCGAGTACCCCACCACCGCCGACCTCGTCGCCAGGACGCAGGACGGGACGGTCGCCAGGTGGCTGGACGGGCTGGCGGCGCTGTTCGTCGAGTCCGGCAAGCTCAAGACCGTGCCCAAGGCCGACACCTACTACGCGGGCGACCTCTACACGAAGGCGGCCGGGAGATGA
- a CDS encoding ABC transporter ATP-binding protein, translating into MNAARRDGAGAAATTPDAAKIEFREVGKVYPAAAGASVTALDRVALGVADEEFVTVVGPSGCGKSTLLGVAAGLVPPTSGEVLVDGRAVAGPGPERGVIFQQYALFPWLTVRGNVEFGLKIARVPRRERRARAEYFIDMVGLGDFADAHPRTLSGGMRQRCALARAYAAEPRILLMDEPFGALDALTRVRMQDRLLDIWSRERRTVLFITHDVDEAVYLGGRVVVMAAPGRVQEVVDVGLPRPRTEEVRLSPEFAEIRNRIWHAVYHQEGNTT; encoded by the coding sequence GTGAACGCGGCGCGCCGGGACGGCGCGGGCGCCGCGGCGACCACGCCGGACGCCGCCAAGATCGAGTTCCGTGAGGTGGGGAAGGTCTATCCGGCCGCCGCCGGAGCCTCCGTCACCGCGCTCGACCGGGTCGCCCTCGGCGTCGCCGACGAGGAGTTCGTCACCGTCGTCGGCCCGTCCGGATGCGGCAAGAGCACGCTGCTCGGCGTCGCCGCCGGGCTCGTCCCACCGACCTCCGGCGAGGTCCTGGTGGACGGCCGCGCGGTCGCCGGTCCGGGCCCGGAACGCGGTGTGATCTTCCAGCAGTACGCGCTGTTCCCCTGGCTGACCGTGCGCGGCAACGTCGAGTTCGGGCTGAAGATCGCCAGGGTGCCGCGGCGGGAGCGCCGGGCGCGGGCCGAGTACTTCATCGACATGGTCGGGCTGGGCGACTTCGCCGACGCGCACCCGCGGACGCTGTCCGGCGGGATGCGGCAGCGCTGCGCGCTCGCCCGCGCCTACGCCGCCGAGCCCCGGATCCTGCTGATGGACGAGCCGTTCGGCGCCCTGGACGCGCTGACCCGCGTCCGCATGCAGGACCGGCTGCTCGACATCTGGAGCCGGGAGCGCCGCACGGTCCTGTTCATCACCCACGACGTGGACGAGGCCGTCTACCTCGGCGGCCGGGTGGTCGTCATGGCGGCGCCCGGCCGCGTCCAGGAGGTCGTGGACGTCGGCCTGCCCCGTCCCCGCACCGAGGAGGTGCGGCTGTCCCCGGAGTTCGCGGAGATCCGCAACCGCATCTGGCATGCGGTCTACCACCAGGAAGGGAACACAACGTGA
- a CDS encoding ABC transporter permease, whose protein sequence is MGAVTAPAPSPVRDVRRRSVPPRLRGPALNLLTLLLGIGLWAVLAGFGVQGLPGPVRVAQRAAELIGDGTLAGDALASLRRVFLGFALGTVLAVPAGFLMGWYGVARGLLEPWVQFFRTVPPLAIIPLAIVVLGIGETPKVLVIALGAFLSCVISTFQGVIGVDPTLVNAARVLGAGDRVVFARVVVPASTPFIVVGMRIGLGSAWATLVAAELIAAQEGLGFRMQQAQVYYDLPTIFVGLITIGVLGLLMDRLLLLAERRLGGWQERR, encoded by the coding sequence ATGGGTGCGGTGACCGCGCCGGCGCCATCGCCGGTGCGCGACGTCCGGCGCCGCAGCGTGCCGCCCCGGCTCCGGGGCCCGGCGCTCAACCTCCTCACGCTGCTGCTCGGCATCGGGCTCTGGGCGGTGCTGGCGGGATTCGGCGTCCAGGGGCTGCCCGGTCCCGTCCGGGTGGCCCAGCGCGCGGCCGAGCTGATCGGTGACGGGACGCTGGCGGGCGACGCGCTGGCCAGCCTGCGCCGGGTGTTCCTCGGCTTCGCGCTGGGGACGGTCCTGGCGGTTCCGGCCGGCTTCCTGATGGGCTGGTACGGCGTGGCGCGCGGGCTGCTGGAGCCGTGGGTGCAGTTCTTCCGGACGGTCCCGCCGCTCGCGATCATTCCGCTCGCCATCGTCGTGCTCGGCATCGGCGAGACGCCGAAAGTCCTGGTGATCGCCCTCGGCGCCTTTCTGTCGTGCGTGATCTCTACTTTTCAGGGCGTGATTGGGGTGGATCCCACACTGGTCAACGCGGCGCGGGTGCTGGGCGCGGGGGACCGGGTCGTCTTCGCCCGCGTGGTCGTCCCCGCCTCGACCCCGTTCATCGTGGTCGGGATGCGCATCGGCCTCGGTTCGGCCTGGGCCACGCTGGTGGCGGCCGAGCTGATCGCTGCGCAGGAGGGCCTCGGCTTCCGGATGCAGCAGGCCCAGGTGTACTACGACCTCCCCACGATCTTCGTCGGGCTGATCACGATCGGTGTGCTCGGCCTGCTGATGGACCGGCTGCTGCTGCTCGCCGAACGGCGCCTCGGCGGCTGGCAGGAGCGCCGGTGA